agaaaaaaaaaacaaaccttcccTTGTTTTGAAGGTTAAAACATTATCTTAAATGATGGTCTGAGTCAAAGGGGAAATAGCAACAAAAGTTGGAACTTAAGACAcagaatgaaagcataagggtaATTGCTAGCCTTTATGGTATCATTGTACGAATTAGAAGAGGTACTCCTTCACGTAGGAAAGAAAGACCAGCGCTGCTCCATCTGTGGACAGCCAGGATGCAAGGGCTCTGAGCCCTGTTGGCTGGAAGACTGAGCATGAGACTCAGGGAAATTAAAGGCTGACTGAGTTGGtagttatgaaagaaaaaaagcatacatttattttctttatggcaaaaaaccccccaaaacctaCTAGAATATGAGTTTTCCCTTAAGATTGGAAGCAAACTAGTAGTTAGTGAAGTGCTAGCTAGCAAGATTTCAAAGGCCGAGAAAAAGTCTCACTTAAggaatgttttctttgaatttaataTTCTCAAGGTCCTGACTCCTAAGGCTAAAAAGACATAGTCCACAATAGGATTTAGTTGTTTCAAATGCTTTAGATTAACTATACTATTTTTAGGAAATTCTTGTGAAAAGTGTTGATTAAAATTTTATAGCACCTGTAAATAAATCAGAAGCAAGTTTATATGCCTGTCTTAAAGGATGCCTGTATTTGAAGCAAAGAAAAGCCCCAGTTTGTAATTGTGTTAAGGAAGCATTCGGATATTCTCTTTTTACTGcagtgaaatatttttgaatggagCGATTTCTGACATTATTTCTCTAAACTCACAAAAACATGAGGCACTTTCTGGGTTCTATTTTGTAAGGACAACTTTCTTTCATGGCAACATGTCTCCTAGAATGGGAGCAATAAAGTTCCAACCGCTATGGAAAGTCCAGGGAGGATTTCTCACACCATGCACTTGGGTGGTAAAAAGAACATACTGCCTTTGAGTTTGGGGTTGTAAGTAGTGGGGATGATGTAGGGAAGTCACCAAATAGAGTtagaaaaaattgaataaaaaccTAGAAAAGTAGGGAGGGAAAGGACTGGCATAAAATCTTTCTGGGGTGAAGAGCAAGAGTCACTCAAGGTTGGTTTTGAGTCCCGAGTCACTGGGCAGGTGTTTAAGAGGCTTCTATTGtgacaaaaagaaacagaagctggAGATAGGCTATAAGAGTGCGGTGACAGAATAAAGACCCGGTTGCTAGGGTTAGGAATAAACACCAGGAGCTTGGAGGAGAAGAGATGGAGCCCTAGTGCCCGGTCCCCtttctcaccctccctcccccctagGTCGACTGAGATGTCACCTGCCACCTAAACATCATCTCCTTGCTTTCAGACCTTAACTCTGGTCTCTGACTTCTGCTTAGTTCCACATTCTCTACCGATATGCACAGAAGACTACCACCTTTTCTTCCCGGAATCTCTAAGGTGTTCCTGCTTGCCACGTGCTCTAATCACCAGTCCTGCTAACTCAGCTGAGATGGAAGTGTCCACCCTCTGCAAAACTTTTAAGCCTACTCCTGGTCTCAATCAAGAGTCTTTGGACCCTAAGATTATCATTGCCTTATTTGAAATTGGATCACTTCCCCCCATCTCCTGGGGTTCTTTCCCTTCCCTAAACAATAGTGGCCATCAAGCGGCTCAACAGCAGACCACACAGAAGTTTGAAAAtctcttaaaagaaattaaagatattaTTAAAAACGTGGCAGGTTGTGAAGAGAAGATTACAGAAGCAAAAGATTCTTTTGAGGAAACCAGTATTTCTGAGGATGTTTCAGAGCttaaagacaaaatcagagaactTGAGAAGATAAATAAAGTGTTATTGAACAACCTGCTTGGTAGTTCAGAcctagagaaagaacagaatgCAAAAAACGAGGAGATGATATTGGAAAACCAGAACTTCAGGGACACAGTACCCGTTTTTAGAAGGGATTCGGTAAATTGTTCAGAAGAAAACAGAGCCCTTAAGGAAACTCAACTAAGTAAGGAAAAAGCAAACTACAGAGTCCCTCCTGTTCAAGAAGAAAACATCAAACTGAGGAACAACATGGAGCAGCTACTGCAGGAAGCAGAACACTGGAATGTGCAACACACTGAGCTCAGTGAACTGATACGATCCTATCAGAAATCTCAGAAGGATATACAAGAAACTCTTAGAGAAAATGGAGAACAATTCCAAACTCAACCAAATCACGAGGTGTCAGTTAAGCATGAACTGGAGGAACAAGTGAAGAAACTGGAACATGACACGTATTCATTGCACTTGATTGCAGCTTTGCTGGAAAATGAATGTCAAATCTTACAGCAGAGAATAGAGCTTCTCAAGGAACTCCATGATCAGAAAGAGGGAACTCTGCAAGAGAAGCCGATTCAGATAAACTCGGAACAGGACAAGAAAAAACAGACGCTATCGGAAGCGGAGCATAAGACAAAAATGCAAGAAAGAGAGGGTACATTTCAGAAAAAAGCCAAATTCTACAGAGGCCTGGATGCTTCTAGTAAGAAAGCATTTAATAACCGCTTCAATACTCATATTGCAAGAGGAGAGCTTGTGGAAAAAAAGAGACCAGCCAGCAGCCTAGTTTAGAAAATAccaaaagtagaagaaaaggcAATTCTTCAAAAACTGTAATACAGCAACTCCAGGCATATTCAATCATCAAACCTATGACAGGTCTATTGGTTCATCCAAGAGCGAGCTACAGAACAAGAAGATTAACACTTATGTTATTCATTACCTCGGTAGTTACGTAAGTTTGGTGTTTTGTGACCGTTAGTTGTCA
This Ursus arctos isolate Adak ecotype North America unplaced genomic scaffold, UrsArc2.0 scaffold_5, whole genome shotgun sequence DNA region includes the following protein-coding sequences:
- the SPZ1 gene encoding spermatogenic leucine zipper protein 1, coding for MEVSTLCKTFKPTPGLNQESLDPKIIIALFEIGSLPPISWGSFPSLNNSGHQAAQQQTTQKFENLLKEIKDIIKNVAGCEEKITEAKDSFEETSISEDVSELKDKIRELEKINKVLLNNLLGSSDLEKEQNAKNEEMILENQNFRDTVPVFRRDSVNCSEENRALKETQLSKEKANYRVPPVQEENIKLRNNMEQLLQEAEHWNVQHTELSELIRSYQKSQKDIQETLRENGEQFQTQPNHEVSVKHELEEQVKKLEHDTYSLHLIAALLENECQILQQRIELLKELHDQKEGTLQEKPIQINSEQDKKKQTLSEAEHKTKMQEREGTFQKKAKFYRGLDASSKKAFNNRFNTHIARGELVEKKRPASSLV